A window of bacterium contains these coding sequences:
- a CDS encoding polyhydroxyalkanoic acid system family protein yields the protein MKIETKHSLTNEETYKRINGLFSGLQKRYPDNISNPEIKWDAGHTQMDFTMEIMTLTTSGTVYLKKSQVALDVEVPAIARVFSGQIESMIREELEKILS from the coding sequence ATGAAAATAGAGACTAAACATAGTTTAACAAACGAAGAAACTTACAAAAGGATAAATGGGCTATTTTCAGGGTTACAAAAGAGATATCCCGACAATATAAGTAATCCAGAGATAAAATGGGATGCAGGTCATACTCAAATGGATTTCACTATGGAGATTATGACGCTTACAACGAGCGGGACAGTTTATTTGAAAAAGAGTCAAGTTGCTCTGGATGTGGAAGTTCCTGCTATAGCAAGAGTGTTTAGCGGACAAATTGAAAGTATGATTCGAGAAGAATTAGAAAAGATACTTTCGTGA
- a CDS encoding sugar transferase — protein sequence MLKRVFDILASLIGLVLCIPIFIIVSILIKSDSKGPIFYGGTRVGKKGKKFKLCKFRTMNPDASKKGPAITYSDDPRITKIGKLLRNTKIDELPQLLNVLKGEISFVGPRPESPFYVEKYNKEQLKVLDVKPGITGLAQLKFPAEESILKEENLHEDYLHNILPQKLVLDMEYIKKYSFIFDLKILFQTLSILLKGRGNTK from the coding sequence ATGTTAAAACGAGTATTTGATATTTTAGCCTCATTAATTGGATTAGTCCTTTGTATCCCAATTTTTATTATCGTTTCTATTTTAATAAAGTCCGATTCAAAGGGGCCTATTTTCTACGGCGGGACCAGAGTTGGCAAAAAGGGGAAAAAATTCAAACTTTGCAAATTCAGGACAATGAACCCGGATGCAAGCAAAAAAGGCCCGGCGATTACTTACAGTGATGACCCCCGTATAACAAAAATAGGAAAGTTATTACGCAACACAAAAATAGATGAATTGCCACAACTTTTAAATGTATTAAAAGGAGAGATAAGTTTTGTAGGGCCAAGACCGGAATCTCCTTTTTATGTCGAAAAATACAATAAAGAACAGTTAAAAGTTTTGGATGTTAAACCAGGCATAACGGGGTTAGCCCAGTTAAAATTTCCTGCAGAAGAAAGCATACTAAAAGAAGAAAACTTACATGAGGATTATCTTCATAATATACTTCCTCAAAAACTGGTTTTAGATATGGAATATATCAAAAAATACTCTTTTATATTTGATTTGAAAATCCTATTCCAAACTTTGTCAATATTGTTAAAAGGCAGGGGTAATACGAAATAA
- the prfA gene encoding peptide chain release factor 1, with product MQTGLIEKLKEAEKRLNEIHEYLSSPDAIKDRNKFVSLSQEANGLTEAVRIWERYQVVETKISEDNKVLSSNDDELKALAKEEIAELETEKAGILKEIIDFFTPNDPNDSRNAIMEIRQGAGGDEASIFAGDLFRMYLKYAESKRWQVDIMSNHSTEIGGIKEVIFNVKGKNVYKFLKYESGTHRVQRVPKTESSGRIHTSTVTVAVLPEASEIDAKINPEDIRIETYRAGGHGGQNVNKVESAVRLIYIPTNLIVTCQDERSQLQNRERAMKILYAKIYAEAAEKHHSEIQATRTQQIGSGDRSEKIRTYNFTQQRVTDHRINLSLHKLDMILNGDLDEFITALQDENRRSIETGNTNPKE from the coding sequence ATGCAGACTGGACTAATAGAAAAACTAAAAGAAGCGGAAAAACGACTGAACGAAATCCACGAGTACCTTTCCTCTCCCGATGCCATAAAAGACAGAAACAAATTCGTTTCTCTTTCCCAGGAAGCTAACGGTCTTACCGAAGCCGTCAGGATTTGGGAAAGGTATCAAGTTGTAGAAACAAAGATTTCCGAAGACAATAAGGTTTTATCTTCTAATGATGATGAATTGAAAGCCCTCGCTAAAGAAGAAATTGCCGAACTTGAAACGGAAAAAGCGGGCATTCTGAAAGAAATAATTGACTTTTTTACCCCTAATGACCCGAACGATTCCCGCAACGCAATAATGGAAATAAGACAGGGCGCCGGCGGCGACGAAGCTTCTATTTTTGCAGGAGATTTGTTCAGAATGTATCTTAAATACGCTGAAAGCAAACGATGGCAGGTTGACATTATGTCAAACCACTCAACTGAAATCGGCGGCATTAAAGAAGTTATATTTAATGTAAAAGGTAAAAACGTATATAAATTTTTGAAATATGAAAGCGGAACACACAGGGTGCAAAGAGTCCCGAAAACTGAATCCAGCGGGAGAATACATACTTCTACCGTTACCGTAGCCGTTTTACCTGAAGCCTCCGAAATAGATGCAAAAATTAATCCCGAAGACATACGAATTGAGACTTATAGAGCCGGCGGACACGGCGGGCAGAACGTAAATAAAGTTGAATCCGCGGTGAGACTTATATATATTCCGACTAACCTGATTGTAACTTGTCAGGATGAGCGTTCACAATTACAAAACCGCGAACGCGCAATGAAAATATTATATGCAAAAATTTATGCCGAAGCGGCGGAAAAACATCATTCCGAAATCCAGGCTACGAGAACCCAACAAATAGGGTCAGGCGACAGGTCCGAAAAGATAAGAACTTATAATTTTACACAACAAAGAGTTACCGACCACAGAATAAACCTTTCCCTGCACAAACTTGATATGATACTTAACGGAGATTTAGATGAGTTTATAACCGCACTACAAGATGAAAATAGAAGAAGTATTGAAACAGGTAACACAAACCCTAAAGAATAA
- a CDS encoding elongation factor G: protein MKKVDSSDIRNIVLLGHAGSGKTTFAEAMMFNAGVTSRIGKVENGTSMFDYTTDSIDRKSSINLSLGWFEWKNKYLINIIDTPGYDDFYGDVITGARAADIAILIVNSCSERLELGAMKAKKLADSLNIPIVIFVNQLVKENANFDRTLNLLTSLFGKSVAPITAYESGKVVNTLETDSLYKSTAIEAIAEVDDALTEKYLGEQAFSPEEINNGIQMGIRNRKLVPLYAGDAYNNIGVKELLEAVAFLPSPLERQESKEPGLSALVFKTVVDPHLGDLRYIRVFSGSIEPGATVYNSNKKADEKLNQLYAVKGKDREEVPTGLVAGMIGAIVKLKNTQTGDTLAQKDKQIVFPAFEFPPYQTKTAIVPKTKKDEEKISNGLSKLRDEDPSFNSTFDPETKQTILTGMGEVHINVLLGRLKNRFGVDVLQEKPKIHYRETISRAVEQQGKYKRQTGGHGQYGDCWVKFEPLERGKGFEFVDGITEGRIPRRFIPSVEKGLREAIEKGILAGFPTTDLRATLYDGSYHDVDSSDIAFKIAANIAFKEGLTKAGITLIEPIMRVEILVPSEYMGDVMGDISSRRGKIEQTESVDTYQKLFALVPESELYQFSTVLRSLSQGAGTFTQTFSHYEEVPRETQSRVVEEYKKEPTEAE from the coding sequence ATGAAGAAAGTAGATTCATCTGATATAAGAAATATCGTATTGCTGGGGCACGCAGGTTCAGGCAAGACAACTTTTGCTGAAGCGATGATGTTTAACGCAGGTGTAACTTCAAGAATCGGGAAAGTGGAGAACGGCACTTCTATGTTTGACTATACAACAGATTCTATTGACAGAAAAAGTTCTATAAACTTAAGTTTGGGATGGTTTGAATGGAAAAATAAATATTTGATAAATATAATTGATACTCCGGGATATGACGATTTTTACGGTGACGTTATTACAGGAGCAAGAGCCGCAGATATAGCTATTCTTATTGTAAATAGCTGTTCGGAACGACTAGAACTCGGAGCAATGAAGGCTAAAAAACTTGCAGACTCTCTTAATATCCCAATTGTAATATTCGTTAACCAACTTGTGAAAGAAAACGCAAACTTTGACAGAACACTAAATCTTTTAACTTCATTATTTGGGAAAAGCGTTGCTCCTATTACTGCCTACGAATCAGGAAAAGTAGTAAATACTCTTGAAACAGACAGTCTTTACAAATCAACAGCTATTGAAGCGATTGCAGAAGTAGATGATGCTCTTACTGAAAAATATTTGGGCGAACAGGCTTTTTCTCCTGAAGAGATAAATAACGGTATACAAATGGGTATCAGAAACAGAAAACTTGTTCCTCTGTATGCCGGGGATGCATATAATAATATTGGAGTTAAGGAATTGCTCGAAGCAGTTGCATTTTTACCATCGCCTCTGGAAAGACAGGAATCAAAAGAACCGGGATTAAGCGCATTAGTATTTAAGACGGTAGTTGATCCGCATTTAGGTGATTTAAGATACATAAGAGTTTTTTCGGGGAGTATTGAACCCGGCGCAACAGTATATAATTCCAATAAGAAAGCAGACGAGAAATTAAACCAACTTTATGCCGTAAAAGGCAAAGACAGGGAAGAAGTCCCGACAGGTTTAGTTGCCGGAATGATTGGAGCAATTGTAAAATTAAAAAATACCCAAACAGGAGATACTTTAGCCCAGAAAGATAAACAAATAGTTTTCCCGGCTTTTGAGTTTCCACCTTATCAAACCAAAACAGCTATTGTCCCGAAAACTAAAAAAGACGAGGAAAAAATATCCAACGGCCTTAGTAAATTACGTGATGAAGATCCTTCTTTTAATTCCACATTTGACCCGGAAACGAAACAAACCATCCTTACCGGTATGGGTGAAGTTCATATTAACGTCCTGCTTGGCAGACTAAAAAACAGATTTGGAGTGGACGTATTACAGGAAAAACCCAAAATCCATTACAGGGAAACAATATCAAGAGCAGTTGAACAACAGGGAAAATACAAACGTCAAACGGGCGGACACGGACAATACGGAGATTGCTGGGTCAAATTTGAGCCGCTCGAAAGAGGCAAGGGATTTGAATTTGTTGATGGTATCACTGAAGGCAGAATTCCAAGAAGATTCATTCCTTCCGTAGAAAAAGGATTGCGTGAAGCAATAGAAAAAGGAATTTTAGCCGGATTTCCCACTACGGACCTCAGAGCAACTCTTTATGATGGTTCTTATCATGATGTAGATTCTTCGGATATTGCTTTTAAAATTGCCGCAAACATAGCATTCAAGGAAGGACTGACTAAAGCAGGTATTACATTGATTGAACCTATAATGAGGGTAGAAATTCTTGTTCCTTCCGAATATATGGGTGATGTTATGGGAGATATTTCTTCCCGCCGTGGCAAAATAGAACAAACGGAATCCGTAGATACATATCAAAAACTTTTTGCTCTTGTTCCGGAATCCGAATTATACCAATTCTCCACGGTTCTTCGTTCCCTGTCACAAGGAGCAGGGACTTTTACTCAAACGTTCTCGCATTACGAAGAAGTGCCGAGAGAAACTCAATCGAGGGTTGTGGAAGAGTATAAAAAGGAACCAACAGAGGCAGAATAA
- the dapF gene encoding diaminopimelate epimerase, translating to MQFIKAYSGENDFIIIDARKEKLPENLGKLIPRIANRHKGIGADGVIIIEKSKTTDFKLRYFNPDATEYSVCGNGSLCVMLYENKPKLKFTTGAGVFKGGNKDNKAFIQIPKPKDIILDFYLTVGDKKEELNFVNIGVPHTICFVEDVEDIDINKLAKPIRFHTYFRESGTNVNFVQIVKRNEIIVRTYERGIEGETDCGSGSCSASIVGWMKKKLDSNVKVTTRGGVLEVEIKKINDVTLYGNPKIVYKGNFTES from the coding sequence ATGCAATTTATAAAAGCTTATTCTGGGGAGAATGACTTCATTATCATTGATGCTCGTAAAGAAAAATTGCCGGAGAATTTAGGCAAACTTATCCCCCGTATTGCAAACAGACACAAAGGTATTGGCGCTGATGGCGTCATTATTATTGAAAAAAGTAAAACCACAGATTTCAAACTCAGATACTTTAACCCTGATGCGACAGAATACAGTGTTTGCGGAAATGGTTCCCTATGTGTTATGCTTTACGAAAACAAACCTAAATTAAAGTTTACTACTGGTGCAGGAGTATTTAAGGGAGGCAACAAGGACAACAAAGCTTTTATCCAGATTCCAAAGCCCAAAGATATTATATTGGATTTCTATCTAACTGTAGGAGATAAAAAAGAAGAACTAAACTTTGTAAATATCGGTGTCCCCCATACTATATGCTTTGTTGAAGATGTTGAAGATATAGACATTAATAAGTTAGCTAAACCGATAAGATTTCATACGTATTTCAGGGAATCAGGAACCAACGTAAATTTCGTTCAGATAGTAAAAAGAAATGAAATTATAGTAAGAACTTATGAAAGAGGCATAGAAGGAGAAACTGATTGCGGATCCGGGAGTTGCTCTGCTTCTATTGTAGGCTGGATGAAAAAGAAATTAGACTCTAATGTCAAGGTTACTACAAGAGGCGGTGTTTTAGAGGTAGAAATAAAGAAAATAAATGATGTTACATTATACGGAAATCCAAAAATCGTTTATAAAGGAAATTTCACAGAATCTTAG
- a CDS encoding T9SS type A sorting domain-containing protein: MDIAKQYARGNSALFLEDASSSVFDQYNICGTLPVNYVVKPNGKVYHGLYGYCESQIKDWIDSCVIAVEENNAVSTIQNPTLVLSPNPFKVVMMISVKGVKTVGDLQIQDLTGRVVRSFSLAPNATIKWDRKDNNGREVPVGMYFCRFNNGTVNLTGKVVMFK; encoded by the coding sequence ATGGACATAGCAAAACAGTATGCAAGAGGCAACAGTGCTCTTTTTCTGGAGGATGCCTCAAGTTCTGTATTTGATCAATATAATATATGTGGGACTCTCCCTGTAAATTATGTTGTTAAACCAAACGGGAAGGTATATCACGGGTTATACGGATATTGTGAATCACAAATCAAAGACTGGATAGATTCATGCGTAATTGCAGTAGAAGAAAATAATGCAGTTTCAACAATACAAAACCCTACATTAGTATTATCTCCTAATCCATTTAAGGTTGTTATGATGATTAGTGTTAAAGGAGTGAAAACTGTCGGAGACTTACAGATTCAAGACTTAACCGGAAGAGTAGTAAGGTCTTTTTCTTTAGCTCCTAATGCTACTATAAAATGGGACAGGAAAGATAACAACGGCAGAGAAGTTCCTGTAGGAATGTATTTTTGCAGATTTAATAATGGTACTGTGAATTTAACGGGAAAAGTAGTAATGTTTAAGTAA
- the prmC gene encoding peptide chain release factor N(5)-glutamine methyltransferase — MKIEEVLKQVTQTLKNKGFESPQTEAEIITGYALKIDKVTLCLQHNRIITDNEAQTITNLLDRRLKHEPIQYITSRAFFYGLEFIIEPPILIPRPETETLIETVLKLAKDNPNPKIVEIGTGSGIIAITLSKYLPSAIVYATDIIKPTLAQRNAKVHSVNNRVHFIEADLLGAINIEADFIVSNPPYIPTSVIPTLQEEVRTFESKLALDGGKDGLSVIRRIINDVSMCFCKNGVLVLEFSPEQKDALEQEAKKRFKKIEFVNDLSGNPRVVICRNSLPPTPTERIDKNTPSRSSNPPTANRKTE, encoded by the coding sequence ATGAAAATAGAAGAAGTATTGAAACAGGTAACACAAACCCTAAAGAATAAAGGCTTTGAAAGTCCCCAAACAGAAGCAGAAATAATAACCGGCTATGCCCTGAAGATAGATAAAGTAACTCTTTGTCTACAACACAACAGAATCATTACCGACAATGAAGCGCAAACCATAACCAATCTTTTAGATAGACGGCTTAAACACGAGCCAATCCAATATATAACTTCCAGAGCATTCTTTTATGGACTGGAGTTTATTATAGAGCCTCCAATACTCATCCCCCGTCCCGAAACGGAAACTTTAATTGAAACTGTCTTAAAGTTGGCAAAAGACAACCCCAATCCTAAAATCGTTGAAATAGGCACAGGAAGCGGGATAATTGCGATTACGCTTTCAAAATATTTACCTTCAGCAATAGTATATGCGACAGACATAATTAAACCAACATTAGCACAAAGGAATGCAAAAGTACATAGTGTAAATAATAGGGTACATTTTATAGAGGCTGATTTATTAGGCGCAATAAATATAGAAGCAGATTTCATAGTATCAAATCCCCCTTATATACCAACATCGGTTATACCGACATTACAGGAAGAAGTAAGGACGTTTGAGTCAAAGTTAGCGTTGGACGGCGGAAAAGACGGGTTGTCTGTTATTCGGCGGATTATAAATGATGTTTCTATGTGTTTCTGTAAAAATGGCGTTCTTGTATTAGAATTTTCTCCTGAACAAAAGGACGCATTGGAACAAGAAGCAAAAAAACGATTTAAGAAGATAGAGTTTGTAAATGACTTGTCAGGCAATCCAAGAGTAGTTATTTGCAGAAATAGTTTACCCCCAACCCCAACAGAACGAATAGATAAAAACACTCCGTCAAGGTCTAGTAATCCGCCTACGGCGAACCGGAAAACAGAGTAG
- a CDS encoding T9SS type A sorting domain-containing protein, whose amino-acid sequence MVLLLLLIITTTSDIQPRQYWGYKSPEKMEIAGDETNKVKIGNFSAPKGNTIISRKDKSVIKWALIDSCSFYGRIQAKGRYYVQIDSEKLYPVLSDTLNTLATQAVEASPEWIRIPLWDNFARMEAACQAAYASLILSTPYPYTDELAFEVARIDPVVLKHYQSDPKIFIDNIKLIYKNDSMLDYVRLVEYSDYTTAKYRIADHNNDTTEIEIPKERYYWDIVHPLLQMEAPSYVDPKNGSGVPAYFWRDYLFNYSDTAEKTVWGGYDTDTIYAGYVSPILRDQLAGEKILYNNIIDTIPNNGAIGKVSQWIRDVMVFNFFPGDMWNGERSGQPVRIYHLHRGRCGEHSVLTEAAARAALIPTNAPYDVTRDHTWNEWWDTEWRGWEPGGGFLNSTVHYELNNPTWEFRSVFNWRGDGYIWDVTPRYTPYCTLSVIVNDISGLPVDGAKVSIYSEYYDYDVSKEIAESDRRYTDSEGKAEFLLADTVNFYVNVNGILRGIYPAPNKTTKIISYAVAGEHYNWSCNLPGHQPSMTISQDTLSDTVQLYKIEANFKVNQEIVHGFAMFPVNLGSYTPFQKYGYYIDVAKNIEFFICDSGNFNAYENGTALEAFEIGHNVDSGNVSFICSDKKWYVVFSTKDLVENGEVVTLDVKLYKNSGAVEDGGEARNFYISVSPTVFRTNLSIKFMLPITEKISLKLYDLTGRCVKTIISNELKTGYQEIDFSGKTIKKGIYFLRFDRENKPSLTRKIINL is encoded by the coding sequence ATGGTATTACTATTATTGCTTATAATTACAACGACTTCTGATATACAACCAAGACAATACTGGGGGTATAAATCCCCTGAAAAAATGGAAATAGCAGGAGATGAGACCAATAAAGTAAAGATAGGTAATTTTTCTGCCCCTAAGGGGAATACAATAATTTCAAGAAAAGATAAATCAGTAATAAAGTGGGCTCTTATAGATAGTTGCTCTTTTTATGGCAGAATTCAGGCAAAAGGGCGCTATTATGTACAAATTGACAGCGAAAAACTTTATCCTGTGTTGTCCGACACTCTTAATACTCTTGCAACTCAGGCAGTTGAAGCGTCTCCCGAATGGATTAGAATACCGCTGTGGGATAATTTTGCCCGTATGGAAGCTGCTTGTCAAGCTGCTTATGCATCGCTTATCCTTTCCACTCCTTATCCTTATACGGATGAACTTGCATTTGAGGTTGCAAGAATAGATCCCGTAGTATTAAAGCATTACCAAAGTGATCCTAAAATATTTATAGATAACATTAAACTTATTTATAAAAATGATAGTATGCTTGACTATGTCAGACTTGTGGAATATTCGGATTATACTACGGCAAAATATAGAATAGCAGACCATAATAACGATACTACGGAAATAGAGATTCCAAAAGAAAGGTATTACTGGGATATCGTTCATCCCCTTCTCCAAATGGAAGCTCCTTCTTATGTAGACCCCAAAAATGGAAGCGGTGTTCCTGCTTATTTTTGGAGAGACTATTTATTTAATTACTCCGATACTGCCGAAAAAACCGTCTGGGGTGGATATGATACCGATACCATATATGCAGGATATGTTTCTCCTATATTGCGAGACCAACTTGCAGGTGAAAAAATTCTTTATAATAATATAATAGATACCATTCCGAATAACGGCGCTATTGGTAAAGTTTCACAATGGATTAGAGACGTTATGGTTTTTAATTTTTTCCCGGGAGATATGTGGAATGGCGAACGTTCAGGCCAGCCTGTAAGAATCTATCATCTGCATAGGGGGAGGTGTGGAGAGCATTCTGTTTTAACCGAAGCTGCAGCGAGAGCGGCATTAATTCCGACAAACGCTCCTTATGACGTTACAAGAGACCATACATGGAACGAATGGTGGGATACTGAATGGAGAGGATGGGAACCGGGCGGCGGTTTCCTTAACTCTACAGTACATTACGAATTAAACAACCCGACCTGGGAGTTTAGATCCGTATTTAACTGGAGAGGCGATGGGTATATCTGGGATGTTACTCCAAGATATACACCATACTGCACTTTAAGCGTTATCGTAAATGATATCTCGGGATTACCTGTGGATGGAGCAAAAGTATCGATATATAGTGAATATTATGATTATGACGTCTCAAAAGAAATTGCTGAATCCGATAGGAGATACACGGATTCAGAAGGGAAAGCCGAATTCTTGCTCGCGGATACGGTGAATTTTTATGTAAACGTAAATGGCATATTAAGAGGGATTTATCCGGCTCCAAATAAGACAACTAAAATCATATCTTATGCTGTTGCGGGAGAGCATTATAACTGGTCTTGTAATCTTCCGGGGCACCAGCCTTCTATGACAATATCTCAGGATACTTTATCTGATACGGTGCAGCTTTACAAAATTGAGGCGAATTTTAAAGTTAACCAGGAAATAGTTCATGGATTCGCTATGTTCCCGGTGAATTTAGGTTCGTATACACCTTTCCAAAAATATGGATATTATATAGATGTGGCCAAAAATATTGAGTTTTTTATTTGTGATTCTGGAAATTTTAATGCTTATGAAAATGGAACAGCTTTAGAAGCTTTTGAAATTGGACATAATGTGGATTCAGGAAATGTAAGTTTTATATGTTCTGATAAAAAATGGTATGTTGTGTTTTCTACAAAAGACCTTGTTGAAAATGGGGAAGTCGTTACCCTGGATGTAAAACTTTATAAAAACAGTGGTGCTGTAGAAGATGGGGGAGAAGCCCGTAATTTTTATATTAGCGTTTCCCCGACAGTTTTTAGAACAAATCTTTCCATTAAATTTATGTTACCAATAACAGAAAAAATAAGCTTGAAATTATATGATTTAACCGGGAGATGCGTAAAAACAATTATTAGTAACGAGTTAAAAACAGGATATCAAGAAATTGATTTTAGCGGAAAAACAATAAAAAAAGGTATCTATTTTTTAAGATTTGACAGGGAAAATAAACCATCTTTAACGAGAAAGATTATAAACCTGTAA